From a single Nicotiana tomentosiformis chromosome 2, ASM39032v3, whole genome shotgun sequence genomic region:
- the LOC138906035 gene encoding uncharacterized protein: MAKEIRKLTLASIHSEPPAACDICGRGHPTHEYQASIEEVNVVGNYNFNAMSQKHLGFSWSSPAGTANTWQQNYSRFQGAHGFMNQQRPQFQPQQPTQSGLEGLMKSFIVKIDERLDAHGAAIKELGTCLQTLERQVGQIITILSVRIPGTLPADTEKNPKETVNAVTLRSGQVLKDPTPIHKEVAPEKESGKELKIEDDDKKTEKKKCKKGAEKNKKEETSRREESNEESKHILALYFPQKLYREKLDKQFERFLDMLRQVNVNLPFMEVLSQIPAYAKFLKEILTKKRKIEETSVKLEKEIGEIRSVPISLQLADQTTIKPEGIEEDVLVRVDKFVFSVDFIVVNMKENKEAPLILRRPFLATGRAILDIHDRKLMLRVGEETMTFEMNVEMGVRKEKPTASIKWRVKGLKDKAPVIVKDKCGVYPKKSEKKLYVWICALVPARGMEPNFDSDPD, from the exons ATGgcaaaggaaataaggaagctaaCTTTAGCTTCAATACATAGTGAGCCTCCTGCAGCATGtgacatatgtggaagaggacaccctactcatgagtatCAAGCCTCGATCGAGGAAGTTAATGTTGTTGGTAATTACAACTTCAATGCAATGAGTCAGAAGCACCttggtttttcatggagttcacctgcgGGTACAGCAAATACATGGCAACAAAATTACTCCAGATTTCAAGGAGCTCACGGTTTTATGAATCAGCAGAGGCcgcagtttcagcctcaacagccaaCTCAGTCTGGGTTAGAAGGTTTGATGAAGTCATTCATTGTCAAGATAGAcgagagattagatgctcatggtgcagCTATTAAAGAACTTGGGACATGTTTGCAAActttggagagacaagtgggacaaattatAACTATATTATCTGTgagaatcccaggtactctgccagctgatactgaaaagaatcccaaagaaacggtaaatgctgtgaccttgagaagcgggcaagtgttgaaagatcccactccaatTCACAAAGAAGTTGcgcctgaaaaagaaagtgggaaggAGCTAAAAATTGAAGATGATGATAAAAAGACCGAGAAGAAGAAATgcaagaagggagctgagaaaaacaaaaaggaggaaacttcaagaagggaggaatccAATGAAGAGAGCAAGCACATTCTTGCTTTATATTTTCCCCAAAAGCTTTATAGAGAAAAACTGgataagcagtttgagagatttctagatatgctgagacaggttaatgtaaatttgccattcatggaagttctctcacaaattcCAGCTTACgcaaagttcttgaaggagatccttacaaagaagaggaagatagaagagacctcagtg AAActagagaaggagattggagagataaggtcggtgccgatatctttgcagctggcagaccaaacaactataaaACCCGAGGGGATAGAAGAAGATGTTTTGGtgcgggtggataagttcgtattttctgtagatttcatagtggtgaaTATGAAGGAGAACAAGGAGGCCCCCCTAATCCTAAGAAGACCAtttttagcaacgggtagagctatactggatatacatgatagaaaactcatgcttagagtgggtgaggagacaaTGACTTTTGAGATGAACGTGGAGATGGGGGTGAGAAAGGAGAAGCCAACTGCAAGTATAAAATGGAGAGTTAAAGGCTTGAAAGATAAGGCCCCAGTGATTGTGAAAGACAAGTGTGGGGTATACCCCAAGAAGtctgagaagaagttgtatgtGTGGATATGTGCACTAGTTCCGGCGCGTGGAATGGAGCCCAactttgactcagaccccgactga